Part of the Methanobrevibacter arboriphilus JCM 13429 = DSM 1125 genome, TTTCATTATTTTTCATTATTTTGAGTAGATTTCCAGATGAATAAGCATTTTTAATAGTTTTAAAGCTATTTAAAAATCAAAAATATATTTTTATCATAAAAATAAAATTCATAAAAAACTCACAAAAAACCAGATTATCAATTTCATTTATAATAATGGGAAATAAAAGAAGAAAAAACCTTAAATGAAAAAATAAAAATGTCATTGGTAGATGTGATTAGTTTGTACTTATGGAAAATTATATAATGTTTTTTTAATATATGAAATAATAAGATTCATAATTTGACTTAGATTAATCAAAAATAGGGGGGATTTTTATGAATTTTATGAGGCATGATAAAAAAATTTTTTTAATATCATCTTTAATTATTTCTTTTATTTTCATTTTTAGTTTAACTAGTGTTAGTGCAGCTGATATTTATGTAAATGAAACAGGTGGAAATGATACTAATGAAGGGACTATTGCTAGACCTTTAGAAAGTGTTAAAAAAGCAGTTGAGAAAACTAATGCTGAAAATGGAAATAATAAGATTATTATTAAAGGTGGAACTTATACTGGAACTAAAAACAATCAGATAGTTATCAATCGTAGTGTAGACATTTATAGTGCAAAATATTATTATAATGATAATAAGTATGGTGATGTTGTAATAGATGGAGGAAAAACTAATTGGTTGTTTAAAATTCAAAATAATGCTAATGTTAACTTTTATGGAATAAATTTTGTTAATGCATATTCTACTGAGTATGGTAGTGTTATTCGTGGAGCTGGTGGTAATTTAAGCATAAATAATTGTAGTTTTATAAACACCACAACTAATAATATGGGTGGTGCTGTTCACGGTGGTGTTATTCATGTTAATGGTGGTAATTTAAGTGTTTTAGGTTCTAATTTTATAAATAATACTGTTAATCTTACTACTAATGTTGTGGGTGGTGTTATTTATGTTTCTAACCTTGTTAATTGTAATATTTCGAACTCTAGTTTTATTAATAATACTGTTGACCTTACTGCAATTAGTGGTATTGTTCAAGGGGGTATTATTTATGTTAATATTGTTAGTAACTTTAGTGTAAGTGGTTCTAGTTTTATAAATACTATTATTATTCCTAATAGTGATATTTTGGGAAGTGTTATTAATGTATATGGTAGTAGTAGTGTTGGTAATGTAACTTATTCTAGATTTATAAATAACCCTAAAGTACAAGTATATGGTAATTTTGCTAAGTTGTATTGTGATTATAATTGGTGGGGAACTAATAATGATTTATATGCAGTAACTAATGCTAACTTGAATAATTATTATACTATGAAAATTAGTAGTATTATATCTAATAATAGTCTTAGTGTTGGTGATAAGCTTAATTTTATCTATAGTTTTGTTTTAAATGGTACTGATGATAATGCTGGTGCAGCTAATAATTTCCAATTCTTTGATGTTGGTATTTATAATAATGATATTTTTTGGAAAAATATTAATGGTCGTTTAAGTGCTAGCTATAATATTCCTTTAACTTCTCTTAATAATTTTATTAAAGCTATTCTTGATAAAGAAAATTCTACTATCCTTTATAATGCTAATAAAGCTACTACTAATATTGTGATTAATGTTATATTTAGTGCTTATTATGGTCAAACTGTTATTTTTAAAGCTATTTTAAGTGATCAGGCTGGTGATTTATTAGGTGGAAAAACAGTTAAATTAAATATAGGGGGTTTAATACTTAATCTTAAGACTAATAGTAAAGGTGAAGCTTCTTATAGTTATTTAGCTAATAAATTTATTGGTTCTAAAAATATTATAGCTGATTTCATAGGAGATAGCTTATATAATGGCGTTAGTAAAAATATTAATTTGAATGTTGTTAAAGCTAAAACTAGTTTAATTATTTCTAATTTCAAAGCTCTTTATAAGAAATCTAATGTAATTAAAGCTATTATTAAAGGTCAAAATGGTAAAATTTTAGCTGGAAAAGTAGTTAATTTATATATTAATGGTAAATATATTGCTAAAGCTAAAAGTTCTAGTTCTGGCTTAGTTAGCTTTAAATATACTTTTAAAACAGGGAAAACTCATAAAGTTATAGCTAATTTTGCGGGAGATAGTTATTATTTAGCTAAAAACTCTCCTACTTTAAAAGTTATTCCTAAGAGTAAGACTTATACTAAGTTATCTAAATTCGCTGCTAAATATGGTAAAATAACTACTTTTAAAGCTACCCTTAAAAATACTGCTAATAAAGCTATGGTTAAAAAGTATATTAAGTTTTATGCTAATGGTAAGTATCTTGGTCAAGCTAAGACTAATTCTAATGGTTTAGCCATACTTTCTAAGAAAATCAGTTTTAAAGGTTTAGTTAGTTTTATAGCTAAGTATCTTGGTGATAGTAAGAATCATGAGTCTAGTTATACTCAAAAATTAACTATAAAATAGGGATGTTTTTTTATTAATTAAAAATGAATAATTTTATCTCTAAATTTTTACTCTTTTTCTCTTTTTCTCTCTTTCTTTTTTATTTTTTAATAATTTTAATTATTTATTTTTTCATTATTTTATTAATAAAATAATAAATATTAGTTTAAACATACTATTTTTAATGATAACCATAGCTAATGGAACTGTTTTATGTGGTGCTGATTTAGTAGCTAAAAACACTAATGTCTTAATTGATGATGGAAAGATAATTGAAATATCTAAAGATGTTTATGAGGGAGAAATTATTGATGCTACAAATTCAATAGTTTGTCCTAGCTTTTTAAATGCACATACTCATATTGGAGATTCTATTATAAAGGATGTGGGAGATGGAAAGTCTATTGAAGAAATTGTAAAACCTCCTAGTGGATTAAAACACATGGCTCTTGAATCCTCTTCCAATGAGGACATTATTAATTCTATGAAAGACTCAATGTTGGAAATGCTTCAAACTGGAACAACTCATTTTATTGATTATAGGGAAGGGGGTATTAATGGTGTCAAGCTACTTAAAAAGGCAACTGAGGATATTCCAATTAGTCCAATAGTTTTGGGTCGTGATGATAGTTTTTATGGTGATGATCCTGATTTATCTAAGATAAAGATAGCTATTCGTAAACTTTTAAAAAATTGTGATGGGATAGCTCCAAGTGGTTTTGGTGAGATAACAGAAGATGTAGCTACTTTGATTGTTACTGAATGTGAAAAACAAGGTAAAATATCATCTATTCATGCAGGAGAGTATGAAAATCTTCAAACCGATTCTTTAACAAAAAATGGTAAAACTGAAATCCAAATGGCTATTGAATCTGGATTTAACCAATTAGTTCATGTTACATCTCCTTTAAAGAATGATTTGGATTTGATTAGAAAAAATAAAAGTAATATTGTACTTTGTCCTCGTTCCAATGGAGCTTTTTCACTTGGTATTCCTCCACTTTTTGAGATTTTAAAGAATGAAATTAGGCCTCTTATTGGAACTGATAATATAATGATAAATTCACCTAATATTTTTAGAGAATTAGAATTTACCTTAAAGATAATGAGGGCTTTTTACAAGCATTATATATCTCCAAAGGAAATATTAAAAATGGCAACAACAAATGTATATTTAAATAATTCAAAATATGATTCTAATAATAATTCAAATAATGATTTAAACAAAAATTTTAATGATTTTAGTATTTATAAAAAAATTAACAAATCTATAATTGATGAGAAAAATAATGTAGAACTATTTATATCAAAAAAAATATCAAAAAATCCATATTTAAGTTTAATTAATAGGTCAGAAACAAAAGATATAATATGTTTAATGAATAGAGATAAATTAATATATTATGATTAATAAATCTATTTATATCTAGTAAGTTATTTAATTTTATGACAAATATTATATTAATATAATTATGTTATTTAATTTTATAATAAATTGTATTAATATGTGTTTTTGTATTTCTATGTAAATTAGATTAAATTAGGTTATAAAATATAGAATTGTAAAAATGTATAGAATTGTAAAAATGAAATATATAAAAATAAAATATATAAAAATAAATATTAATATAATTAATGAAATATTAATATAATTTTTTATAAGCTGTCATTTTAGTGGTATTGATAGTAATAAATAAAAATCGTGTTAAAATATTTAATTATTGAGTTTAACAAGGATTAACGAGGGATAAAATGTATAAAAAAATATTATTGCCTACTGATGGTTCAAAATTTGCAGAAAAAGCAGAAAAACATGCTCTATTTCTTGCAGAAGCAAGTGGGGCAGAAATTATTGCTTTGAGTGTCGTTGAAACAAGCTTTTCTATTGGTCTTCCTTCTGATGATACAATATTCCAAATAAACCAGTTACTTAAGAAAGAAACTGAGAAAAATCTTCAAAAAGTAGAAAAAATGAAAGAAGAATGTGCTAGTGATGTTAAAATAACTTTAAAAGTAGATGAAGGTTCTCCTGCTGAAGTCATTTTAGAAACTATTGAAAAAGAAGATATAGACTTAGTTGTAATGGGTAGTTCTGGAAAAACTGGGTTTGATAGATTTATTATGGGTAGTGTAGCTGAAAAAGTTGTTAAAGCTGCAGAATGCTCAGTTCTTGTTGTTTATTAATAGTATGGCGATGTAATAATATATTAAATTTAGTAATATATTGTTTATATTATTATATTACTCTATTATATAATGTGTCTGAATAATTTTAATTATAATTGTATTTGAATAACTTTAATAAATTTTTTAATAAATTTTTTAATAAATTTTCAATAAATTTTCAATAAGTTTTTAATAAACCTTATGAATAAGTATAGATAAATCTTATTAATGGTTAGATTAATACAATTTTATGAATGTTTAGATTAATACAATTTTTTGATTTAATTTGATTTAATTTGGTGTTTTTTAATTGGTGTTTTGAATGTTGATTAAAGATATAGTTTCTAAAGACCCTATTCATGTT contains:
- a CDS encoding Ig-like domain-containing protein — translated: MNFMRHDKKIFLISSLIISFIFIFSLTSVSAADIYVNETGGNDTNEGTIARPLESVKKAVEKTNAENGNNKIIIKGGTYTGTKNNQIVINRSVDIYSAKYYYNDNKYGDVVIDGGKTNWLFKIQNNANVNFYGINFVNAYSTEYGSVIRGAGGNLSINNCSFINTTTNNMGGAVHGGVIHVNGGNLSVLGSNFINNTVNLTTNVVGGVIYVSNLVNCNISNSSFINNTVDLTAISGIVQGGIIYVNIVSNFSVSGSSFINTIIIPNSDILGSVINVYGSSSVGNVTYSRFINNPKVQVYGNFAKLYCDYNWWGTNNDLYAVTNANLNNYYTMKISSIISNNSLSVGDKLNFIYSFVLNGTDDNAGAANNFQFFDVGIYNNDIFWKNINGRLSASYNIPLTSLNNFIKAILDKENSTILYNANKATTNIVINVIFSAYYGQTVIFKAILSDQAGDLLGGKTVKLNIGGLILNLKTNSKGEASYSYLANKFIGSKNIIADFIGDSLYNGVSKNINLNVVKAKTSLIISNFKALYKKSNVIKAIIKGQNGKILAGKVVNLYINGKYIAKAKSSSSGLVSFKYTFKTGKTHKVIANFAGDSYYLAKNSPTLKVIPKSKTYTKLSKFAAKYGKITTFKATLKNTANKAMVKKYIKFYANGKYLGQAKTNSNGLAILSKKISFKGLVSFIAKYLGDSKNHESSYTQKLTIK
- a CDS encoding amidohydrolase family protein, encoding MITIANGTVLCGADLVAKNTNVLIDDGKIIEISKDVYEGEIIDATNSIVCPSFLNAHTHIGDSIIKDVGDGKSIEEIVKPPSGLKHMALESSSNEDIINSMKDSMLEMLQTGTTHFIDYREGGINGVKLLKKATEDIPISPIVLGRDDSFYGDDPDLSKIKIAIRKLLKNCDGIAPSGFGEITEDVATLIVTECEKQGKISSIHAGEYENLQTDSLTKNGKTEIQMAIESGFNQLVHVTSPLKNDLDLIRKNKSNIVLCPRSNGAFSLGIPPLFEILKNEIRPLIGTDNIMINSPNIFRELEFTLKIMRAFYKHYISPKEILKMATTNVYLNNSKYDSNNNSNNDLNKNFNDFSIYKKINKSIIDEKNNVELFISKKISKNPYLSLINRSETKDIICLMNRDKLIYYD
- a CDS encoding universal stress protein, translated to MYKKILLPTDGSKFAEKAEKHALFLAEASGAEIIALSVVETSFSIGLPSDDTIFQINQLLKKETEKNLQKVEKMKEECASDVKITLKVDEGSPAEVILETIEKEDIDLVVMGSSGKTGFDRFIMGSVAEKVVKAAECSVLVVY